One genomic segment of Vicinamibacteria bacterium includes these proteins:
- a CDS encoding SagB/ThcOx family dehydrogenase, with protein sequence MPQSRPRYRRSPHIVSYWSREGLVFHNYATGARVTATPLATRLLDAFDEWREPETLFETIPEFSRSSLREAVRKLARRTLLQRSDRPADAAERTMDPWEPWNPAAGFFHFTTKDLPYDRGEAEADAFLSRRLAQGRPPEAVKGYAGPVTLLTKPSAPGSFSDVLAARRTWRRFSRSALSLPALSTLLGLTFGIQGWVDLGELGRAPLKTSPSGGARHPIEAYVAARRVEGVDAGLYYYDPDRHGLLTLRRGATRRTFRAYLPGQPWYESAAVLILMTAVFGRTGWLYPHARSYRTVLLEAGHLCQTFCLTATALGLAPFCTDALADTRIERDLGLDGVGESVIYTAGVGARPAGVDWAPWPDESEVPRRFPPKSEARPRGAGRTK encoded by the coding sequence ATGCCTCAGTCCAGGCCGCGCTACCGGCGCTCGCCTCACATCGTGAGCTACTGGTCTCGCGAGGGGCTCGTTTTTCACAATTACGCAACCGGCGCGAGGGTCACCGCGACACCGCTCGCCACGAGGCTGCTTGACGCCTTCGACGAGTGGCGCGAGCCCGAGACCCTCTTCGAGACGATTCCCGAGTTCAGCCGCTCCTCGCTGCGAGAAGCCGTCCGAAAGCTCGCGAGACGAACTCTCTTGCAACGATCCGACCGGCCTGCTGATGCCGCCGAGCGCACGATGGATCCGTGGGAGCCCTGGAACCCGGCGGCAGGCTTTTTCCACTTCACGACCAAGGATCTTCCCTACGATCGCGGCGAGGCCGAGGCCGATGCGTTCCTGAGCCGAAGGCTCGCGCAGGGCCGGCCGCCTGAGGCCGTCAAAGGTTACGCCGGTCCGGTCACGCTCTTGACGAAGCCGAGCGCGCCGGGAAGTTTCTCGGACGTTCTCGCGGCCAGGAGGACGTGGCGCCGGTTCTCCCGGTCTGCTCTGTCGCTGCCGGCTCTCAGCACTCTGCTCGGACTCACTTTCGGAATACAGGGCTGGGTCGATCTGGGGGAGCTCGGCCGCGCGCCGCTCAAGACGTCTCCGTCAGGCGGCGCCCGGCATCCGATCGAGGCCTACGTGGCGGCACGGCGGGTCGAGGGTGTCGACGCGGGTCTCTATTACTACGACCCGGACCGCCACGGGCTCTTGACGTTGAGGCGCGGGGCCACCCGCAGAACCTTCCGCGCGTACCTTCCCGGTCAACCCTGGTACGAATCCGCCGCGGTACTGATCTTGATGACGGCGGTCTTCGGCAGGACGGGATGGCTGTACCCGCACGCTCGGTCCTACCGAACCGTCCTTCTCGAAGCCGGCCACCTCTGTCAGACTTTTTGTTTGACGGCGACGGCGCTCGGTCTGGCGCCCTTCTGCACCGATGCCCTCGCCGACACCCGCATCGAGCGGGACCTCGGCCTCGATGGCGTCGGAGAATCCGTGATCTACACGGCCGGCGTCGGGGCCCGCCCCGCCGGCGTCGATTGGGCCCCGTGGCCCGACGAAAGCGAAGTGCCGCGGCGCTTCCCACCGAAAAGCGAGGCCCGACCGCGCGGAGCCGGTAGAACGAAGTAG
- a CDS encoding tetratricopeptide repeat protein, whose protein sequence is MMTYDVTTRDRVELTRLAQPPAANAPPEEHLRFAEALVLLRSHFGDSPGSVAQTVIDVTTRVIEGPIAPPMQASARATRGFARYVLQYDWHGAKQDFDAAVGYGPSSLVHLWRADFFTALACHDEAIAEIGEVTSNAPIVERDRARAHYFARNYDEAISILTRLLQREPDFAPARALLGRAYVQRGNPDRGVAELLRAGSGYEAILAWAYACAGLRGDAEEVLGSLVADPASKGVLPYEIALVHLALGHIDEALTWLRIAYEQRDPSMTDLATDPALDGLRNDDRYRVLVREVGFPLVFFIRRRNP, encoded by the coding sequence ATGATGACCTACGATGTCACGACGAGAGACAGGGTCGAGCTGACTCGACTGGCTCAACCACCAGCGGCCAACGCGCCGCCGGAGGAGCACCTTCGTTTCGCGGAGGCGCTGGTCCTTCTCCGTTCCCACTTCGGCGATTCACCCGGCAGCGTCGCACAGACCGTGATCGACGTGACCACTCGTGTCATCGAGGGACCGATAGCGCCGCCGATGCAAGCTTCGGCGCGGGCCACGAGAGGATTCGCCCGATATGTGTTGCAGTACGATTGGCATGGAGCCAAGCAAGACTTCGACGCCGCGGTGGGATACGGTCCCAGCTCGTTGGTGCATCTGTGGCGCGCCGATTTTTTCACGGCCCTCGCTTGCCACGACGAGGCGATAGCGGAGATCGGTGAGGTGACTTCGAACGCACCGATCGTGGAAAGAGACCGAGCCCGGGCCCATTATTTTGCGCGCAACTACGACGAGGCCATCTCTATCCTCACGCGTCTTCTCCAACGAGAGCCGGATTTCGCTCCGGCACGAGCGCTTCTCGGGCGAGCGTACGTCCAGAGGGGCAATCCCGATCGAGGGGTCGCCGAACTGCTGCGTGCGGGAAGCGGCTACGAAGCGATTCTGGCCTGGGCCTATGCCTGCGCCGGTTTGAGAGGTGACGCGGAGGAGGTTCTGGGCAGCCTGGTCGCGGATCCTGCCAGCAAGGGTGTTCTTCCTTACGAGATCGCCCTCGTTCACCTGGCTCTGGGCCACATCGATGAGGCCCTGACGTGGCTCCGAATCGCCTACGAGCAGCGCGACCCTTCGATGACCGATCTGGCAACGGATCCGGCGCTCGATGGCCTGAGAAACGATGATCGATACCGCGTTCTCGTGAGGGAGGTTGGCTTCCCGCTCGTTTTCTTCATAAGGAGGCGTAATCCATGA
- a CDS encoding protein kinase yields MESGGSSQRPSRLGHFEITEVLGVGGMGVVFRAQDLRLGRQVALKVLSRRLFTNEGARSLFFREARLAASLTHPNIAAIYEIDEESGTPFIAMELVPGVTLKESLLEGPLPVDRVLSIGCQVCDGLAAAHELGVVHRDVKSANIMLTPEGRAKILDFGLAKASMASRGAKASEESSPPIDLTPVKPLMPSPGPSVSQREWTDTGLLFGTPSYMSPEQARGEAVDPRSDLFSLGVALYEASTGELPFQGRNDREVIEAVQLKEPIPLCESRAHLPPDFSRAVERCLAKDPGKRYASAAQLRDELARLQTRRSLRPWLPWGRLGERFRLAAVAVVVIAIAGLYLTGTRLGDLAGRADDLRNVPIASVERIAVLPFESISSDEDESYLANAVPIELTARLGQLGALRVVPWSFMNGLARGSSMKLGDIAKATGADAVVEGAVQFSPPSKGSDRRLQVHAQMFDARTGTVLWSRSFERGLGDFFELQSELARHIASQIRIGLARREERLLAMSRQVAPEAMELYLRGREASGLRTEESLIEAARFFRSAIDADPGFAEAYVGLAQADVLLCAYFGSVPSDEAYRRALEATARAIDLDPDLAEAWTSRAFARYAFALEWDEAEADFRRALELAPSSAEAHHWYADYLTAVGRHQEAIDHARQAEERSPLTPIMSRDVAWAYFYARRYDDAIRQLGRTLSQDPDFTPARTLLGRAYVAVGRSEEGIEELRAAGEAYLAMLAQAQALSGRRAEAEQLLSEILARPTLSPVLPYEVAAVYAALGEPDEAIAWFRRAIEEQDATITNLKTDPTLDSLREDPRYAGLLQELGFPE; encoded by the coding sequence ATGGAGAGCGGCGGGTCGAGCCAGAGACCATCGAGACTCGGTCATTTCGAGATCACCGAGGTCTTGGGCGTAGGGGGAATGGGCGTGGTTTTCCGCGCCCAGGACCTCAGGCTCGGGCGTCAGGTCGCGCTGAAGGTTCTCTCCCGCCGGCTTTTCACGAACGAGGGCGCACGGAGCCTCTTCTTCCGGGAAGCCAGGCTCGCCGCGTCGCTGACGCACCCGAACATCGCGGCGATTTACGAGATCGACGAAGAGTCCGGCACGCCATTCATCGCCATGGAGCTCGTTCCCGGGGTCACGCTCAAGGAGTCGCTGCTAGAAGGTCCCCTTCCCGTCGACCGGGTCCTGTCCATCGGCTGCCAGGTCTGTGACGGTCTCGCCGCGGCACACGAGCTCGGTGTCGTTCACCGGGATGTGAAATCCGCAAACATCATGTTGACTCCCGAGGGTCGCGCCAAGATCCTCGACTTCGGGTTGGCCAAAGCTTCGATGGCGTCTCGCGGCGCGAAAGCGTCGGAAGAATCCTCACCGCCGATCGACTTGACGCCGGTGAAGCCATTGATGCCGAGCCCCGGACCCTCCGTTTCCCAACGGGAATGGACCGACACGGGGCTCCTGTTCGGCACGCCAAGCTACATGTCACCCGAACAGGCACGTGGGGAAGCCGTGGATCCTCGAAGCGATCTCTTCTCGCTCGGCGTCGCTCTTTACGAGGCATCCACGGGTGAGCTCCCCTTCCAGGGCCGCAACGATCGAGAAGTGATCGAGGCGGTGCAGTTGAAAGAGCCGATCCCTCTTTGCGAGAGCCGGGCTCATCTTCCCCCGGACTTCTCACGAGCGGTGGAGAGGTGTCTGGCCAAGGATCCGGGGAAACGCTACGCGAGTGCCGCCCAGCTGAGGGACGAGCTGGCGCGACTGCAAACGAGGAGAAGTCTACGTCCCTGGCTGCCCTGGGGCAGACTTGGAGAACGCTTCCGCCTGGCGGCCGTGGCGGTCGTCGTGATCGCCATCGCCGGGCTCTATCTCACGGGAACGAGGCTCGGCGATCTGGCGGGGCGGGCGGACGACCTGAGGAACGTTCCCATCGCCAGCGTGGAGCGCATCGCCGTGCTCCCCTTCGAGAGTATCTCCAGTGACGAGGACGAAAGCTATCTCGCGAACGCCGTTCCCATCGAGCTCACCGCGCGTCTCGGGCAGCTCGGCGCGCTCCGGGTCGTTCCCTGGAGCTTCATGAATGGCCTGGCGCGTGGCTCGTCGATGAAGCTCGGTGACATTGCGAAGGCCACCGGCGCGGATGCCGTCGTGGAAGGAGCGGTCCAGTTCTCGCCCCCTTCGAAGGGCTCGGACCGAAGGCTCCAGGTCCACGCACAGATGTTCGATGCGCGCACCGGCACGGTGCTCTGGTCTCGCAGCTTCGAGCGCGGACTGGGTGACTTCTTCGAGCTGCAGAGTGAGCTGGCGAGGCACATCGCCTCCCAGATCCGCATCGGGCTGGCGCGTCGAGAAGAACGCCTGCTGGCCATGTCGCGTCAAGTGGCTCCGGAAGCCATGGAGCTCTATTTGCGAGGGCGGGAGGCTTCCGGACTTCGGACCGAGGAGTCGTTGATCGAGGCGGCTCGTTTCTTTCGCTCGGCCATCGATGCCGATCCCGGTTTCGCCGAAGCCTACGTGGGCCTCGCTCAGGCGGACGTACTCCTGTGTGCCTACTTTGGCTCCGTGCCGAGCGACGAGGCCTACCGGCGTGCCCTCGAGGCGACCGCAAGGGCTATCGATCTCGACCCCGATCTCGCCGAGGCGTGGACCTCGAGAGCCTTTGCACGCTACGCGTTCGCCCTGGAGTGGGACGAAGCCGAGGCGGATTTTCGTCGGGCGCTCGAGCTCGCACCGAGCTCCGCCGAAGCCCATCATTGGTACGCGGACTATCTCACCGCCGTTGGCCGCCACCAGGAGGCCATCGATCACGCCCGGCAGGCCGAGGAGCGGTCTCCGCTGACGCCCATCATGAGCCGCGACGTCGCCTGGGCCTATTTCTACGCGAGACGCTACGATGATGCCATCCGGCAATTGGGGAGGACGCTCTCGCAAGATCCGGATTTCACTCCGGCGCGCACTCTTCTCGGGCGTGCCTACGTGGCCGTGGGACGTTCCGAGGAAGGCATCGAGGAGCTGCGAGCCGCGGGAGAGGCCTATCTCGCCATGCTCGCGCAAGCGCAGGCGCTCTCCGGACGTCGTGCAGAGGCCGAGCAGCTGCTGAGCGAGATCCTGGCCCGGCCGACTCTCTCGCCCGTTTTACCGTATGAGGTGGCCGCCGTCTACGCGGCACTCGGCGAGCCCGACGAGGCCATTGCCTGGTTTCGACGAGCGATCGAGGAACAGGACGCGACCATTACCAATCTCAAGACCGATCCGACGCTGGACAGCCTTCGGGAAGATCCCAGATATGCGGGGCTTCTCCAGGAGCTCGGATTTCCGGAGTAA
- a CDS encoding type II toxin-antitoxin system PemK/MazF family toxin: MERISRGDIWLVEPIAFPKPRPALVLSINAINDLRPDVLLVPLTTKEGPLRVRLTEDSAKTGLKEKTFAKCESIGPVHKSRLKRKIGRASPRDLAEVGSGVKRVLGL, translated from the coding sequence GTGGAGCGAATAAGCCGAGGAGATATTTGGCTCGTAGAGCCCATCGCATTCCCGAAGCCTCGCCCCGCCTTGGTGCTCAGTATCAATGCGATCAACGACCTTCGCCCCGACGTGCTGCTCGTGCCGCTCACGACGAAAGAGGGACCGCTCCGCGTAAGACTCACCGAGGATTCGGCCAAGACCGGGCTCAAAGAGAAGACCTTCGCGAAATGCGAGTCCATTGGCCCAGTCCACAAGTCCCGATTGAAAAGGAAGATTGGCCGCGCGTCACCCAGGGATCTCGCCGAAGTCGGGTCGGGTGTGAAAAGAGTCCTGGGATTGTAG
- a CDS encoding prolyl oligopeptidase family serine peptidase: MKSMGLAFSLLALSCAGREEPVVIPEYDAATFYDTITFGGPLSFSADETRILVTSDESGVFNLRALPVSGTGAPEVLTVSDDNAQFAVSYFPGDDRLLFTADEGGNELNHLFVREADGATLDLTPGENLKAMFFGWSESGDSFWVLTNERDPRHFDVYRFESQDYQRELIFRNDAGWSPESISRNGRFLSLLKSITNANNDIYLLDLQGGEEPRLITEHEGDVEHAPMGFTPDHRELYYLTNGHGEFRQAWAYEIESGSHRLVRKADWDVMYVALSETAKYRVSATNEDARTVLEIVDTSTSAPVDLPELPEGDITGVVISRSEQRIAFYVNSDTSPSNVHVLDLATGEHRKLTEALNPAVDREHLVDGGVIRYPSYDGLEIPAVLYRPHDASSENRAPALVWVHGGPGGQSRKGYNAAIQHLVNHGYAILAVNNRGSSGYGKTFHHLDDKKHGDVDLKDCVWARRYLESLDWVDGSRIGIIGGSYGGYMVAAALVFEPDAFDVGIDIFGVTNWVRTLGSIPPWWTAQREALYAELGDPATDEERLRAISPLFHAENIVKPLLVVQGANDPRVLQVESDELVAAAEANGVPVEYVVFPDEGHGFRNRDNRVTASERYVAFLDRHLRGEDSSEPIE; the protein is encoded by the coding sequence ATGAAATCGATGGGACTCGCGTTTTCGCTGCTCGCGCTGAGCTGCGCCGGGCGGGAAGAACCAGTCGTCATTCCCGAGTACGACGCGGCGACGTTTTACGACACGATCACCTTCGGAGGGCCGCTCTCGTTCTCGGCCGACGAAACCCGTATTCTGGTGACCTCGGACGAAAGCGGCGTATTCAACCTGCGGGCTCTCCCCGTCTCCGGTACGGGAGCGCCCGAGGTCCTGACCGTATCCGACGACAACGCTCAGTTCGCGGTCAGCTACTTTCCTGGAGACGATCGGCTCCTGTTCACCGCCGACGAGGGAGGCAACGAGCTCAATCACCTCTTCGTCCGCGAGGCGGACGGCGCTACGCTGGACCTCACCCCCGGAGAGAATCTGAAGGCGATGTTCTTCGGCTGGAGCGAGAGCGGTGATTCCTTTTGGGTGCTCACCAACGAACGGGACCCCAGGCACTTCGACGTCTATCGCTTCGAATCGCAGGACTACCAGCGAGAGCTGATCTTTCGAAACGATGCCGGATGGTCTCCGGAAAGCATCAGCCGGAACGGACGCTTCCTCAGTTTGCTGAAGTCGATCACGAACGCCAACAACGATATCTATCTCCTCGATCTACAAGGAGGCGAGGAGCCCCGTCTCATCACCGAGCACGAAGGTGACGTCGAGCACGCGCCGATGGGCTTCACGCCCGATCACCGGGAGCTCTACTATCTGACGAACGGCCACGGCGAGTTTCGCCAGGCATGGGCTTACGAGATCGAATCGGGCTCGCACCGGCTCGTGCGCAAGGCCGACTGGGACGTCATGTACGTCGCGCTATCCGAGACGGCGAAGTATCGCGTCTCCGCGACCAACGAAGACGCACGGACGGTTCTCGAAATCGTGGATACGAGCACTTCAGCCCCAGTCGACCTCCCGGAGCTTCCCGAAGGAGACATCACCGGGGTCGTCATCTCCCGCAGCGAGCAGCGAATCGCGTTCTACGTGAACAGCGACACCTCACCGAGCAACGTGCACGTGCTCGATCTCGCGACGGGGGAGCATCGCAAGCTCACCGAGGCCTTGAACCCGGCTGTGGATCGGGAGCACCTCGTCGACGGCGGCGTCATCCGCTACCCGAGCTACGACGGCCTCGAGATTCCCGCGGTCTTGTACCGGCCCCACGATGCCTCGAGCGAGAACCGAGCGCCGGCCCTGGTGTGGGTGCACGGAGGCCCCGGCGGCCAGAGCCGCAAGGGCTACAACGCGGCGATCCAGCACCTCGTCAATCACGGATACGCCATTCTCGCGGTGAACAACCGTGGTTCTTCGGGCTACGGAAAGACGTTCCATCACCTGGACGACAAGAAACACGGCGACGTGGACCTGAAGGACTGCGTCTGGGCCCGCCGCTACCTGGAGTCTCTCGATTGGGTGGACGGATCCCGCATCGGCATCATCGGAGGGAGCTACGGCGGATACATGGTGGCGGCGGCCCTCGTGTTCGAGCCGGATGCGTTCGACGTCGGCATCGACATCTTCGGTGTCACGAACTGGGTGCGGACGCTCGGGAGCATCCCCCCATGGTGGACGGCTCAGCGAGAGGCCCTGTACGCCGAGCTGGGCGACCCGGCGACGGACGAGGAGCGCCTTCGCGCAATCTCACCTCTGTTCCATGCCGAAAACATCGTGAAGCCTCTCCTCGTGGTGCAGGGCGCGAACGACCCGCGCGTGCTGCAGGTGGAAAGCGATGAGCTCGTCGCCGCGGCCGAGGCGAACGGGGTGCCGGTCGAGTACGTCGTTTTTCCCGATGAAGGACACGGCTTTCGCAACCGGGACAATCGCGTCACCGCCTCGGAGCGCTACGTGGCCTTTCTGGATCGGCACCTGAGAGGTGAGGATTCGTCGGAGCCCATCGAGTAA